Part of the Apostichopus japonicus isolate 1M-3 chromosome 13, ASM3797524v1, whole genome shotgun sequence genome is shown below.
ACTGTTCCATATTCGAACGTAGTCATAACGGGAATGTACCTCCTGGTCTTCTGTATCGCTTTAAAGCAAATATTCGCTGTCGGCTCTCTATCTGAGACACTTTCTATTCAATTGTTTAGCGTAAATATATGCCAACTTTCGCACCAGTATTGACTGTAATGCATCGAACAACCACGGGCGTAGTCACAATTACTTTAGTTTTCAAAACTTACTATTTCCATTGTACCTAACCGTGCTTTTCTATGTACACATGCACTGAAGTTATTGCATGCATGGCGGTCGATAAGTTCGGAATCGTTGAAAGGTATCTACTGCAGCTGCGCCGACGTCCCATCTGTGATATTACTTTGAATCATCGAAAGTAAACAGTgacaaaaacttgaaaaatcgCACCATCAATATCTTTCTCAAATAACTTTACAAACACGTACTGCAGGGCCGTAGTGGTTACTACATACACAGGAGTTACACTTTAGTCTATAGCTTGATATAAAACACAAACGCCATCGTGTTTCGGCAAATTCAGTCTCCAATATTGAAAAGTCTTTCTATCAACTgcgttttaaataaaataaaaacgtaGCCTACCACATCTCCAAAAATGTCCGTGAAAATCGTTTAGTAACAAAAACCAGATAATTATAAAAGAAACGGTTTCTCCATCTCATCAATAAGACATACGATATAGGTTTTGTACCTCCAGATTGAAAATCTAAATACGCTTATTGAGTCTTCTCTTCTCTGATTGTTAGGTAGTCATGGAGATATATCTTAAAAGTAAATATGCTTCCATTTACTCGCCTTTGAAATAGATCTGCCATTTTAGTTCAGCAAACTGTTCGCGGGTTGTTTCTGCGATATAtcaataaaataacaattaactCCATCAATGAGGTAAACATGCAGGGGTAAATAAACAAAACGGGAGAAAAGAAGATTTAATGGTAGAAGAGGGTTCCGGTTCACCGAATCGGTTGTAACCCGTCTTCATTAGCACTGGGTTTTTATTGTGATGTCATTATGCTTAGTATGATAGACATGTCGTGGTATTCAAGGATTAAGCCCACGGACAAGACAGGTCCATTCAGCTATTCCCTAATTCACCATATTGTAAAAGCAAAGTTGCCATTTCACAGGTTGTGTCCTTCACTTTAAGGTAGTGTTATTGCTATTAACTTGAAATGTAGTTAAACATTGTTATTCAAAGTACGCTTGTCAGATAGTCGGCAAACAGGAGAGGGTCACCTATGGTCAAATAAGTACATGTTTTGAATACTCTCAACTGCAGAACTTGCTCGTCGGTTCTCGGACACATTGTAACGTATGtatgttaccccccccccccctctcgcgCCATATGGCATATATGATCACATCTTCATGTCACAATAACCTTGGCTAAGGCATACATAACGAACTGGGCAGTGGAAAAAATAACAGTGTTTACTCGATTAACCATGAATACTCTACAGTTGGGGTTTAACTCTTGAATATTTCTACTCGTTTAGAACTCCTTACGCAGAGAACTTGACGTGTGTATCGCTCCCTTAAACTTAAATTCAATCAACACACGATAACAGAGAATGAGATAAAAGTCATTTATGGAAAGATGCAAGCTGAGCGGCACATATACTGGTAaaccatatatcatatatcatataccatatataataCACCATAtatcatatactatatatcataTACCATATATCATATACCATATATCATATACCATATACCACAAACCATTTACTGGTAAATCAAAATTCGCAATAGTGCTGTCTTTTCTTATAGCTTTTATACCATTTTCAATTTCttaccatatatatatcattaagttATTAAAGCAATATTCTTTGTAAAGTTTATCTTCTTATCCAAAAAGATGCAGTTAGCTGCTAAAGAGCCGAGTGACACTTTCAGCCTTCGCCTCATACATGGAAAATATACTAGGTTTAGTGTATCCTCTATGAAGGTCCACACGCTTTTGCGGTGCAACAAAACTATAATGTTTTAACACATCTGGGATGACAATATTGCAACTAACTAGAAACACGAGAGAACATAATGCGCTTAACGTAAACCGTGGTGTTAGCAATCGATTTTCCCAGTGAAAATCACAGTTTAGTTAGTTTGCGAGAAGAAAATCACTAATGTGCACCCTTAAAACTTCGAAAGTTATCCTTTCTCTGTAGTAGTTATCATAACAATGTAAATGCCCCGTTTGACCAAATAAGATGGCTGCAGTAGAGAGAAATTCACGAAATCAGAACATTTCCTGAAATAAACTTCACTAAAGCAGAATGtaatataagaaagaaaactcTGTGATTTTCATTTGTACTTTCTTTCAATATCCTTCTACCTCCTGTTTGGATGATTGTTCTATGCACCCTAGTGAGCATTGAAACTTGTACCCAATCAACACTTAGCTGCCCGTGCAGCGTTGCTAAGCACGACTGCGCATGCACGAAATTTATGTTCGCTGTATGaactgtatacatgtatactggGTAGCCGAGCTTAACCAAAGATATTCCACCTATCTTAGCTTTGGCTTTACTCTCCTCGAATGCAGGATTAATTAAGTTGCTGCTCTATATTGTGTAATTGTAACAATGTTAGGGGTAACATCTTGCTAAATAGAACGGCCAacagaaattaaaagaaacacaTACGATATGTACCCATCATTACGATGTTGATGATAATCGTATCATGCATCACACAAAAACCTCCGCAACAAGTCGCAGTGTAAGTCAAATCCTCATTACATTCTCAGTAAAGCCTAAGGTAGCCTAATCTAacctagcctactgtaggccgGACCATGATCCGACGAgggagaaatgaaaaaaaggtctaacgttaggcctagtagtagtaatacTAAGACCATATAACTAAAGTTAGGTTAGGACTACAGTAAAGTGACCAGATGTCCACGACTTCCGGGGACAGTCCCCGGGTTTCATGTACCGACCCAGGAACAAACATTCCCGGAAAGGCGTCCCAGCTTTATATCTACTGTCCTAAGAAtatcatcaaatttgaaaatggcTGTGAATAATTCCAATTTTATCTATTTAGCATCCTGTTCTTAGAGATTGTGTGAACTGTAATTGTACAACCACAAAGGTAAAGTTCATTCATGGTTGACAGATTAAAACGACCCATAGCCAGAAACTCACATGAAAGCATCATATTTATGAATAATGAGACTTTGAGTTATCTACATGCTTTTTGGTGCTGTCTTTTCCCATCTCACTCAACTTGGGCATATCCTTGAAACAAGCATTTCCTCTCAGCCTGTATCAGTGTATGATGCAATTTTGACACAATGACTTGCCAATTTGACGCACTGATGTTCTAAATCTAAGGCCAGGGAAAAAATTTGCTCCTGAAATATGACATCAGATTTAAACGACAAAAATTGAAATTGCAGGAAATATTTATAGGCTAGGTTTCATTTATTATGTGTGTTTGTAAGTATATTTCTTCCTGATTCACTGAGGTTTTGAGCAAACTAGAAACTGACAGTTTATGTCATAGAGACCTTGCAATACCTATCCTGCTACTGAAGTCCTAGGCAATGTTAGGGGGTGGATAGCCAGTAACAATTTGAACTTGAAGTTTCATAAATCATTACATACACAAGAAAAAATACTCCCtgtgaaattgaaaattgaactGATTTTGGGGTTCGATCACCAGTTTAGTTATATTGGCCTCTTCACAAATCCCAACTTTTAGTAAGATGAGCtgtagggcctaggcctatttacTCTTCCGATCGCGgcatttttgataaaaattcATCTTTGTTTGGTGCGcagaaaatgtatattttttccCGCTTTGTAGAGATCTTCACTGACAAAGAATGAGATGTTGGTGTCTATTTTTCTTATTATAATTGATAACCAAATGTGTACACAATTTTTCTTGCAAACACTTTTGATAAAGGACCAACCAACCTCCATAGTATTTCCAACGTTTCTTTCATGTTGTATTTTCAATgtaaacaatttgttttaatactAACAGATGGAAGAATACACGGATGCTTCAGCAGGAGAGGAACTGGGCCAGACCATTGAAATGCCTCCAAAACATAACATCCCATTTGTGCAGTAAGTTACACACAACATTTAAGGGTCGATTTTTTGATAGGCCTGCAACTTGACTGAATTTTTATAgctctgttttttttaaattttactgcTGTAATTGTCAAAGAAATTGATAGCTAATGTACGTTTTCATGTTTCTTTGAAACCTTTGTGAGGATGAACCTGGAAGTTGCACCATTGGTGCCGTTTAGAAGTATGAATTTGTGGCATTGTGCCCTTAAAGTTTACTCAGAAACATGTGCTATTGATGCCCCTTTAGCCTCCTACCAGTGGCACAAACAACATGCCCTTTCCAAAATGACATCACACCATGTAAGTACATGATTGGTAAGTCTGTTGAGGGGCAAATTAATGAGACAAAAGTTGTTGGAATAGTAAAATTGTCTCTTTTGCTTGTAACATTCAGATCATCTCAGACTGTCAGAAGGTCAGCCATTGCTGTTAACCATCCCAATACAGATCCTCATCATACAACTCTTGGAAATAGGCAGCACCCACCTGCCTTGGATTTGGACAAATTACTGGCAGACCAAGAATACAAACAAAGGTTGgtaataaatttttttttttttccttaccATACTGATATACTGGGATTTACATTTCAAGATAAACTAAAAgaaaaaggttaaaaaaatgtttaggtTTATCATACAAACATTGCGATATAAGTTCGAATAGATGTGTAACAACCTACCCATGTTGCTTTATACCATTTTAAATGTGATCCCATATAAATTATTCCTGCATGTACTTAAATCAAACAACCTAATTTTTActatacaaattttaaaaatctttttCTATCCTCAGGCACCTCCTTGCAGCTAACCAATCTTCACAAGTTGATGGACTGGTAGATTTGGTGAGTTTTGTGCATTAATTCTGCTTACAACAGGTCAAAGTTGCAGTttcttaaaaacaaattatttaaacTGGTGATCCTTCCTCTAGTTTAAGTCCCCcaaatcaaacaaaatttgtAGCTATAGATCTGCTGCATAGACCGAGGTGTGATAAACAAATTGTGGTTAAACTCACTTCTTGTTCTTTTATTATCCTATAAGTAAGCAAAACTGTATGTGAAAATTGAATTTTAAAATAGGTTGATTAGAATTCCTACCTAAGCTAAAATATGGAATATCTTACGTTTATCAGCAGAAAGAGAGCCAAACTATGTCGAGATATGCAGACGGTTCCCTCTTCAAGGTTAAATCTCTAGAAAAGCTGCCAAAACCCAGTGAATTACTGCGTCGTTCACGAAAACGAACCTACAAGCAACAGCATACAGTGTCAAAGAATGCCATGGCAGTAGAAGAACATGTAACACagttacaaagaaagaaaacaaacttttatGGGTGAGTATTACGATTAATTTTGACTTCAGTTAACTAGTTAATGTTACCAAGCTAAAACATTAATCAGGACAGTAGTATAAATTCATTGTTGACAGCAAAATCATTAATAACTGTATATAAGCTGTGCATATGATTCCAATTGCTAACACACACAAACTATTATGTTACTTGAACAAGATGTTTGTCTATATCTTCAGTACTAAACGGATCTATGAATTCATCAACTGCAAGAGTACACCTGTTTGAACTGCTCTCAAGCTTTTATTGGCTTTATTAGCAGCTTGAGAATGGTCTTGAATGGTGCCCCTTCCAGATTTCTGCTACACTCTATCCAGGGTTAAAGCATTCAATGCTTTACAGGGGTCTCAATGTTCTcctttgtacaaaatttcacttcagcTTAATAGCAGAAAGTCATTTAATTTTTTACTGTTATTTCTTTCCTCCAGCGGTGTTCAGATTCAGAGAAATGAAGAGACATTTAGTCCCCAAGATGTCAAAGTACAGGCAACCAGAGCACACCGACTTCAGCAAGTACCAAGCTTGTCTGAAATGGTACAACATACTTATTCCCCAACCAGGGCACGACGTCAGCGAGTGTCTGAAATGGTACAACATACTTCTTCCCCGACCAGGGCACGACTTCAACGAGTGTCTGAAATGGTACAACATACTTCTTCCCCGACCAGGGCACGACTTCAGCGAGTGTCTGAAATGGTACAACATACTTCTTCCCCAACCAGAGCACAACTTCAGCAAGTACCAGGCTTGTCTGAAATGGTACAACACACTTCTTCCCCAACCAATTTCTGGTCTACCAATGACTGGTTGCTTGGTGTAAGCAGTAGAAGAGGCCTCACTGGATTGCCCAAATCTTATTCTTCCCTGGTAAATGCAAAATGTGTTCTTTTTACGGTTGTCAGGTAGACTTTGAAAATGTAAGCACTGCTCAGTAAACTAAATGTGAAACCATGAAGCAGCTTGTTGTATATCACTACGATTAATCAATTTCTACTGGattaacaaggttttcagtcAAATTTAAGTAGTGCATTGCCTTAAGCCTTCAATGGCACAAGTAGTGTGCAATCAGTTTGTAATTGGTCTTATCTCTGATGGCATTAACTACTTATACTCAGAAGTTGACGTACCGTATAAATTAGGAAAAGATGATTTGCTGTAAACCAATCGTTCGATAGGTGGATGGAGGGAGGGCAGGTGGATTAAATTCATGCAGTAGATGAGTGTACAGTAGTTGTTGCAAGACAGGTAATGTGGATCTAATCTCTTAATTGTATTTTGTCTAACCTAATTAGTAACTCACATTAAGCAATGCACTGACCATATGGAGAATGCTTCTCATCGAGGAGAAATATCATATGATACTTGAACTATTTGAAGTTTTTTATAACCTAAGCTGTTGAGGTCATGTATCTAAtggaaaaatatcaaacaatatcaGTTTCAAGACAAATTCTTTAACTTTTCTGCAGGAGACACCGGTAATGGCAGCTGAGGACATTATATCTGATGAGCAAAGGATCGGTACAGCTTCATCTGTCTTTGAAGAACATGAAGTGCTAAGTACTGAAGAGtaccaaagaaaggaaaatttgGACCTATCGTACTACAGATCAACCAATGAACATCCACCAGTTCACCCTGAAGAATGAGGTTGCCATGATCACGGCATGGACAAGTGAGAAAATTAGAACAAATTCCTGCAAGCTCTTTAAGTTGGTTGGTTTCTGTGTGTTTCCTTAAACTGTGCTAAATGGACAGgaatagaaaattaaaaatgtgtgAGTTATGAGGCCATTATATTAGAGAGGTCAGTTAGCCACCAACTGTAAACAGGTAAATAGACTAAAATGTTGCACAAAACTACAAGGGATATTTAACTTCATTTCTCAGCAGAAAAGAACAGAGAACATTTACATATGAGTTAATATCTTTACATTTTATTAGATGTTTGGTAGCTGCATTTACCGTGACATTCAATAGCTACATAACTTTATTCCCTCACATCTCAAAGCAAAGTGATGTAATGCCATAACCCGCTGTACAAATGAGTATCTTCCTAAAAGTATAGTTTTTAGTAGTGCATTTGATGCATAGAATGATCCATACTCTGCCATCTTTCCTTGGAATGCTGCGACTGGTACACAGAAGATGTAAACACAGTTTCTCTCCTTGCAAGGCACTTGATTCTCAAAAAAAGCGAGTTATATCCCCaaactatatatagatatagagtCCTAGCACAAAGGGTTCATCTCCAATATTTAAGATATAGGAGTTTGATAGGTTAAGAATGCTCCATCCTCATAGGGAATACTGCAGCATATCTTGGAAAGAAGAATGTCTTTTCTAGTATGCTTTTGGAAAAATCGATGTCTGCTGATTTCACAAGATTACATTCACAGGTGCATTAAATCAATGCTCTTGGACAGTTCAGCTTCCACGGTTGCCTTTCAAAGAATAGAGAAGAGAATAACACCATCAATATATGTTGTCCAAATTgagtgaaaaaaatataaaaagttcaaattttgcGTTCAAAGTATTAAAGGCTCTGAACTTAGTTTCACATAAAAGACAACTATGTACAAAACACTGCATTTTGCccatttgcatagcattttacaACGGGATACTGATTGCACTATTCCATGGAAAATTATCGCAGGCAATCTCAGCGCAAAGTGTTAGAGTGGTACTGTTGGGAGTATATGCTAAGGTAATATAGTAAAAGTTGAAAACCAAGAAAAGAGATTATAGTTTCacatttatgcatcattttAACTTAATTTTATAAATTGTTCTCAGATTTACCTAACTTATTGCAATTACAAATATACCATTCATGGTTTTGCCACTGACAAATTGAAGAAGAGATCTTCATTGAACCATATACATATGCATCTAGTGTTCAGTAATGTTCAATGACCAAcaacaaatgtataaaaaacTGAGATGACGACTAAATGAGACCAAAATAGATTATTTATTGCATACTTAGAGTAATGTTAACATATTTATAATTGGAAAATAAAACTTGAAAGCTTCCTTGACAATTTTGAATCAACTCACCAATTCTCTTCGTGTTTCTTCAATTTTTACTCTTGCAAGTGAAATGTTGGGAGGAAGATTATGATAACTGTCTAATTTGGATTTCAGTGGAGCAATCTTCTTTTGAAGGTTACCCAGATCCTACAAGAGAAAGAGATACAATGGTAGCATGTGTTTCATGTATTACTTCATAATTGGAGCAAAAAGCCTGAAATGGGACCTCTCCTATAGAGATTTATGAGTAGTGTCAAATGGAGTTAATTATTCCATAAATCTATCTTGAAGTTGCAACAGGTCATTAGCAGAAACTaatataaatttcatataatataaaattcatcaaaatttgtgttttaaataaaaatcaaGTGAACAACTTATGATTATGCAAAATCTGTTCTATGAATTTTGCCATTCAGAAGTAAAATAAAGACATGAATGAGAAAAAGGCTGACTATCACTTGAATTGGTTTCATGTAGCTTTGACCCGATGAAGAAATATTAGATAGGTTTCAGTTGCATGAGATTAAAGTATGCAGCAAAAGACTAAATAATGCAAACTGAAGAATAATATTGTATACTGCCCATTAGCAATGCTAGGGAGAGCTCTAGACTGGCATAAACATGTTATGTTTGCTCAGAGTACTTCTACTAATTAAAGTTGATGCTGAGCTTGAATGCGATCTTTAAGTTGGTGATACCTAGAGCAACAGAAGGTCATATTTGAACAAAGTGTACTTTTCTTTTTGATTTGATTCGTTTAAGTCCGAGGAAAGTGTGTTACAATGTCATCATCATCCAGTGGTGATGTTCTTGAGTATATGGACATGACACTCAACAGCTAGTATT
Proteins encoded:
- the LOC139978304 gene encoding uncharacterized protein isoform X1, which codes for MHHTKTSATSRSMEEYTDASAGEELGQTIEMPPKHNIPFVQSSQTVRRSAIAVNHPNTDPHHTTLGNRQHPPALDLDKLLADQEYKQRHLLAANQSSQVDGLVDLQKESQTMSRYADGSLFKVKSLEKLPKPSELLRRSRKRTYKQQHTVSKNAMAVEEHVTQLQRKKTNFYGGVQIQRNEETFSPQDVKVQATRAHRLQQVPSLSEMVQHTYSPTRARRQRVSEMVQHTSSPTRARLQRVSEMVQHTSSPTRARLQRVSEMVQHTSSPTRAQLQQVPGLSEMVQHTSSPTNFWSTNDWLLGVSSRRGLTGLPKSYSSLETPVMAAEDIISDEQRIGTASSVFEEHEVLSTEEYQRKENLDLSYYRSTNEHPPVHPEE
- the LOC139978304 gene encoding uncharacterized protein isoform X2 gives rise to the protein MHHTKTSATSRSMEEYTDASAGEELGQTIEMPPKHNIPFVQSSQTVRRSAIAVNHPNTDPHHTTLGNRQHPPALDLDKLLADQEYKQRHLLAANQSSQVDGLVDLKESQTMSRYADGSLFKVKSLEKLPKPSELLRRSRKRTYKQQHTVSKNAMAVEEHVTQLQRKKTNFYGGVQIQRNEETFSPQDVKVQATRAHRLQQVPSLSEMVQHTYSPTRARRQRVSEMVQHTSSPTRARLQRVSEMVQHTSSPTRARLQRVSEMVQHTSSPTRAQLQQVPGLSEMVQHTSSPTNFWSTNDWLLGVSSRRGLTGLPKSYSSLETPVMAAEDIISDEQRIGTASSVFEEHEVLSTEEYQRKENLDLSYYRSTNEHPPVHPEE